A DNA window from Tenuifilaceae bacterium CYCD contains the following coding sequences:
- the atpG gene encoding ATP synthase gamma chain: MKMVSAAKFKKAQNNLMKFRPFNEKVLMLVNSLSSTKDLNGINYLSWRKEIKNVAILVVTSNNSMCGAFNANVIKAAVHTYNAIKEENPNATISFYCLGRKGEDVLKRGKYSLKSVDHAFIDKPKIDSTKIIFDEIFGLFKSGAIDRVELVYNRFKNAASQLQITETLLPIISTKKTDKKQVENKPIIEPSSEYLLSRLLPYYLLNKLHSAILESSAAEHGARMTAMHQATENATTLLNNLVLDYNKARQAAITNEILEIVSGANALKE, from the coding sequence ATGAAAATGGTTTCTGCTGCTAAGTTTAAAAAAGCGCAGAACAATCTCATGAAATTTCGACCTTTTAATGAGAAAGTATTAATGCTGGTGAATAGTCTATCGTCAACTAAGGATTTAAACGGCATTAATTATCTATCTTGGCGTAAGGAAATTAAAAATGTAGCGATTCTTGTTGTAACATCAAATAATAGTATGTGTGGTGCTTTTAATGCTAATGTTATAAAGGCTGCAGTCCATACATATAATGCTATTAAGGAAGAAAATCCTAATGCTACTATTTCCTTTTACTGTTTAGGGAGAAAAGGGGAAGATGTACTTAAAAGAGGTAAGTATTCACTTAAATCAGTAGATCATGCATTTATAGATAAACCTAAAATTGACTCAACCAAAATCATTTTTGATGAAATTTTTGGTTTATTTAAATCTGGGGCGATAGATAGAGTTGAATTAGTGTACAATAGATTTAAGAATGCAGCCTCACAATTACAGATTACCGAAACACTTTTACCTATTATAAGCACCAAAAAAACAGATAAAAAGCAGGTTGAGAATAAACCTATTATTGAACCAAGTTCTGAGTACTTGTTAAGTCGACTTTTACCTTACTATTTGCTCAATAAACTTCATTCTGCAATACTAGAAAGTTCTGCTGCTGAACATGGTGCTAGGATGACTGCGATGCATCAGGCAACAGAAAATGCAACCACATTGCTAAACAACCTTGTTCTTGACTACAACAAGGCTCGGCAGGCAGCAATTACTAATGAAATTCTGGAAATCGTTTCTGGTGCCAATGCGCTTAAGGAATAA
- a CDS encoding isoprenyl synthetase, with protein sequence MKKLKNNTDMYTFHELNDLVASTFVNLKFSKEPISLYSPVEYILGIGGKRIRPILTLAGCNVFSDSIEKAQSPSVAVEIFHNFTLVHDDIMDNADIRRGQPTIHKRWDNNSAILSGDAMTILAYQFLTNVDYKYLSRVLHIFNSFALGICEGQQYDMDFEKRSDVTRNEYLKMIELKTAVLLKGALQIGAVIGDAKDSDIERIGEFGRCLGVAFQLQDDLLDTYGNVETFGKKIGGDIVANKKTILTIETMNLLKSSDKEEFINLMSDYKLEKTAKIDAVIKIYDRVKVKELVNVLIKNYFDSAMTSLNSISVSSERKVVLYEIAEKLMNRNS encoded by the coding sequence ATGAAGAAATTGAAAAACAACACTGATATGTACACGTTCCATGAATTGAACGATCTTGTTGCAAGTACTTTTGTAAATTTAAAGTTCAGTAAAGAGCCAATAAGTCTTTATTCTCCAGTTGAATATATCTTGGGAATTGGCGGTAAACGCATTAGACCTATTCTGACACTTGCCGGGTGTAATGTTTTTTCTGATTCAATTGAAAAGGCTCAAAGTCCTTCTGTTGCGGTAGAAATATTCCACAATTTCACTCTTGTCCACGACGATATTATGGACAATGCCGATATTAGGCGAGGCCAGCCCACTATTCACAAAAGATGGGATAATAATAGTGCGATTCTTTCTGGCGATGCGATGACTATTTTGGCATACCAGTTTTTGACAAATGTCGATTATAAATACCTATCTCGAGTTTTGCATATTTTCAATTCTTTTGCTTTGGGCATTTGCGAAGGACAACAGTACGATATGGATTTTGAAAAGCGATCTGATGTTACTCGCAATGAATATCTCAAAATGATTGAGTTAAAAACAGCGGTACTCCTGAAGGGGGCATTACAAATTGGAGCAGTAATTGGCGATGCTAAAGATAGCGATATTGAAAGAATAGGAGAGTTTGGTAGATGCTTGGGAGTTGCATTCCAATTACAGGATGATCTTTTAGATACTTATGGAAATGTTGAAACTTTTGGTAAAAAGATAGGTGGAGATATTGTTGCAAACAAAAAAACGATCCTAACAATCGAAACAATGAACCTACTTAAATCATCAGATAAAGAAGAATTTATTAACCTGATGTCCGATTATAAATTGGAAAAAACAGCAAAAATTGACGCTGTGATTAAAATCTACGATCGGGTTAAGGTTAAGGAACTGGTAAACGTGTTGATAAAAAATTACTTTGACAGCGCAATGACCTCTCTTAATAGTATTAGCGTTTCATCTGAGCGAAAAGTTGTTTTATATGAAATTGCCGAAAAGCTTATGAATAGAAATAGTTAA
- a CDS encoding TIGR00266 family protein: MKSHEIDYKIIGESIQLVEVELDPSETVIAEAGAMVYMEDGIAFETKLGDGSEPNAGFLGKLLSAGARALTGESIFMTHFTNRGYGKRKVSFSAPYPGTVLPIDLSKLGGTLIVQKDGFLCAALGTKVSMQFNRKIGAGLVGGEGFILQKLEGDGLSFVHAGGTVIERYLNNETLRIDTGCIVAFEPSIDFDVETSGSLKSMIFGGEGLFLATLRGTGRVWLQSMPIRKLVQALSPYGRNSGKESRSVLGGFLED; this comes from the coding sequence ATGAAATCACACGAAATTGACTACAAAATTATAGGTGAATCCATTCAACTTGTAGAAGTTGAACTAGATCCTTCCGAGACTGTAATTGCCGAAGCTGGTGCAATGGTATACATGGAGGATGGAATTGCTTTTGAAACAAAACTAGGCGATGGCTCTGAGCCTAATGCTGGATTCTTGGGAAAATTGCTATCGGCAGGAGCAAGAGCTCTTACCGGGGAGTCTATATTTATGACCCACTTTACAAATCGTGGTTATGGGAAACGAAAAGTTTCATTTTCAGCACCCTACCCCGGAACTGTTTTACCCATCGATTTAAGTAAACTTGGTGGAACGCTTATAGTTCAGAAAGATGGATTCCTTTGCGCCGCATTGGGTACTAAGGTATCGATGCAATTTAACCGCAAAATTGGTGCTGGTTTAGTTGGTGGCGAAGGATTTATCCTACAGAAACTAGAGGGTGATGGTTTGTCCTTTGTCCATGCTGGCGGTACTGTTATTGAACGGTACTTAAACAACGAAACCTTAAGAATAGATACAGGCTGCATTGTTGCGTTTGAACCATCTATTGATTTTGATGTGGAAACATCTGGCAGTTTGAAAAGTATGATTTTTGGTGGTGAAGGTTTATTCTTGGCAACATTACGCGGTACTGGCCGCGTTTGGCTACAATCGATGCCAATTCGTAAACTCGTTCAGGCGCTTTCTCCTTATGGTAGAAATTCTGGCAAGGAAAGCCGTTCTGTTTTAGGTGGATTTTTAGAGGACTAG
- the atpH gene encoding ATP synthase subunit delta, whose product MNSGKVAIRYAKGLLKFGNEKGIAKPLYLDTLKVINTVRESQSLNTVMGNPSIDLDRKIDVLNKAFSSIEPQLLEYLSMIVRRRRVEYLLNSLLLFRDLYRRENNILEVQIETATSLSDKELKEVEDFIRQKYSKSIELTIVHKPELIAGYIIIVEGKILDYSVSGQLAQYKKSLGLSFSN is encoded by the coding sequence ATGAATAGTGGAAAGGTTGCTATACGATACGCTAAGGGGTTGTTGAAATTTGGCAACGAAAAGGGAATTGCTAAACCGTTGTATTTAGATACTTTAAAGGTTATTAATACAGTTAGAGAATCACAATCATTGAATACTGTAATGGGGAATCCATCTATCGACCTAGATAGAAAGATTGATGTTCTCAATAAGGCATTTTCTTCAATTGAACCCCAACTTTTAGAGTATTTATCTATGATTGTTCGAAGAAGAAGAGTTGAGTATCTTTTAAACTCATTACTGCTTTTCCGCGATTTATACCGTAGAGAAAATAACATCCTTGAGGTTCAGATAGAGACTGCTACCAGTTTAAGTGATAAAGAACTCAAGGAAGTCGAAGACTTTATAAGACAAAAATACAGCAAAAGTATTGAGTTAACCATTGTTCATAAACCAGAACTTATTGCCGGTTATATCATAATTGTTGAAGGAAAAATTCTTGATTATAGTGTATCCGGTCAACTTGCTCAGTACAAAAAATCGCTTGGATTGTCTTTTTCAAATTAA
- the rsgA2 gene encoding putative ribosome biogenesis GTPase RsgA 2: METGLVLKTTGSHYRVKIPNGNILDCTIRGKLRLKGVKTTNPITVGDYVRVEQNDQNSGVIIAVNERRNYIIRKSTNLSRESHIIAANLDQAVLVITIDFPETQLGFIDRYLVTAEAYSVPAVLVFNKVDLLNDAGIDKLNQFISIYEPIGYRCLMVSAQTGYNMNPFKELIQNKTSLISGNSGVGKSTLVNIVEPMLKLRTNDISSAHLTGKHTTTFSEMFELSFGGYIIDTPGIKGFGLIDIEKDELYHFFPEIFKLSSSCKYYNCTHVHEPGCAVIEAAKNGNISPSRYLNYLSIFEDENEKYR; encoded by the coding sequence ATGGAAACGGGATTAGTACTAAAAACAACAGGAAGTCATTACAGGGTTAAAATTCCCAATGGCAATATTCTTGATTGTACCATACGCGGAAAACTTCGGTTAAAGGGCGTAAAAACCACAAATCCCATCACCGTGGGCGATTATGTTCGGGTGGAGCAAAACGATCAAAATTCGGGGGTAATAATTGCCGTAAACGAACGCAGGAATTATATCATTCGTAAATCAACCAATCTTTCGCGCGAGTCGCATATAATTGCAGCAAACCTCGATCAAGCCGTTTTGGTTATTACTATTGACTTTCCCGAAACGCAACTAGGTTTTATTGACCGCTACTTGGTTACAGCCGAAGCATACTCTGTTCCAGCAGTTCTTGTATTTAACAAGGTTGATCTGTTAAACGATGCCGGAATAGATAAACTAAATCAATTCATCTCTATCTATGAGCCAATTGGATACAGATGCCTTATGGTATCTGCCCAAACCGGCTACAATATGAACCCGTTCAAGGAGTTGATACAGAATAAAACCAGTTTGATTTCCGGAAACTCTGGCGTAGGCAAATCAACCCTTGTAAACATTGTTGAGCCAATGCTGAAACTTAGAACCAACGATATTTCATCAGCTCACCTAACGGGCAAGCATACTACAACTTTCAGCGAAATGTTTGAGTTAAGTTTTGGTGGATATATAATTGACACACCTGGCATTAAAGGTTTTGGTTTAATTGATATTGAGAAGGATGAACTGTACCATTTCTTCCCCGAAATTTTTAAGCTTTCATCATCATGCAAGTACTATAACTGCACTCACGTCCACGAACCGGGCTGTGCCGTTATTGAGGCCGCAAAGAATGGAAATATTAGTCCTTCGCGATACTTAAACTACTTAAGCATTTTTGAGGATGAAAACGAAAAGTATAGGTAA
- a CDS encoding transporter, translating into MAWEAQFVKLSYKPAPLLPKTDSAYIINDRISKLFGKGENTMVIGLQDSCFFTKSHIQNWIDLEKRLLRIDGVEQVFSATDAVNLVKNTTIKKFESKKIFDIVDSEESVDSSSRIFSSQTIYKGLLYNPDTHAYLMLLTLNREKITTKERVPLIDSILNECKIYEKQTGTSLKYSGLPYVRVKVGEMIKFEMFLFVALAVIVTSLILLILFRSIKIVVISMFVVGISVIWSLGSITLFGYELTLLTGVVPTLLIIIGVPNCIYLINKFHHEYNYHGNKAKALYRVIIRIGSATLLTNITAAAGFATFIITKTQVLQEFGLIASVNVVGIFLNTLIMVPIIFSFLPSPKERHLKHLSSAGIKIAITRIVTTTLYKRKFIFTTAILFVIVGALGVSLIRAKGYMVDDIPKNNPVYKDLKFFEKNFAGVMPLEIIYDTGKPNGYISMSTFTKINALQDSLTVYGELSKPLSIVEFSKFARQAYFNGNENQYKIPGAFERAFILSYMPKSIGGSDMFAQMVDSTGQYVRVMYNVADVGSVKMNELFKNIQDQIDETFGDQASRVVITGSSVISTKGIQYLIDGLFSSLAFAVLFISISIWWLFRRMKMVLYAVSVNLIPLILTGAAMGFLGINLKPSTVIVFSIAFGIGVDNSIQFLSKYRQEQRRTNNNTKESVVYAIRETGISLIYTSTVLFFGFGVFAASDFGGTQALGMLVAVTLFFAVLSNLFILPSVLLKFDREELEPSEEPALELSTGFEEDEEIEKQH; encoded by the coding sequence ATGGCATGGGAGGCACAATTTGTAAAATTGTCCTATAAACCTGCACCATTGTTGCCAAAGACCGATAGTGCTTATATAATTAATGACCGAATAAGTAAACTCTTTGGCAAAGGTGAGAATACTATGGTTATTGGATTACAGGATTCTTGCTTTTTTACAAAGTCACATATTCAAAACTGGATAGACTTAGAAAAAAGACTTTTAAGGATAGATGGTGTTGAGCAAGTTTTTTCGGCTACCGATGCCGTAAATCTTGTTAAGAATACGACCATCAAGAAATTTGAATCCAAAAAAATCTTTGACATTGTAGATTCCGAGGAAAGCGTGGATAGTTCTTCTCGAATATTTAGTTCCCAAACAATATATAAAGGATTGCTTTATAACCCCGATACGCATGCATACCTTATGCTGCTCACCTTGAATCGTGAAAAGATTACCACTAAGGAACGAGTTCCCCTGATCGATTCAATATTAAATGAGTGTAAAATTTACGAGAAACAAACAGGTACTTCATTAAAGTACTCCGGATTACCTTATGTAAGGGTAAAGGTTGGCGAAATGATAAAGTTCGAGATGTTTCTTTTTGTTGCGCTGGCGGTTATTGTTACCTCGTTAATACTGTTGATTCTATTTCGATCTATTAAGATTGTTGTTATTTCGATGTTTGTGGTTGGAATATCTGTGATTTGGTCGTTAGGATCAATCACTTTGTTTGGATATGAGTTAACTCTACTAACTGGTGTGGTGCCTACGCTTTTGATAATCATTGGCGTTCCTAATTGTATATACCTGATTAATAAATTCCACCATGAGTATAATTATCATGGAAATAAAGCGAAGGCCTTATATCGAGTAATCATTAGGATTGGAAGCGCTACATTGCTTACAAATATTACTGCGGCGGCAGGTTTTGCCACGTTTATTATAACTAAAACACAGGTATTACAGGAGTTTGGTCTAATTGCCTCGGTTAATGTAGTGGGTATATTTTTGAATACGTTAATCATGGTTCCCATTATATTTAGTTTTTTGCCAAGTCCCAAGGAGCGCCATTTAAAGCATTTATCGAGCGCCGGTATTAAAATTGCCATTACAAGAATTGTTACAACAACCCTATATAAGCGGAAATTTATTTTTACTACGGCTATCTTGTTTGTTATTGTTGGTGCATTGGGTGTATCGTTAATTAGAGCGAAGGGATACATGGTTGATGATATTCCTAAAAACAATCCTGTTTACAAAGATTTAAAATTTTTTGAAAAGAATTTTGCTGGAGTTATGCCATTAGAAATTATTTACGATACAGGAAAACCCAATGGCTATATCAGCATGTCGACGTTTACAAAGATTAATGCTTTGCAGGATAGTCTAACGGTTTATGGAGAGTTATCTAAACCCCTTTCAATTGTTGAGTTTTCAAAATTTGCCCGTCAGGCCTACTTTAATGGTAACGAAAATCAGTATAAAATTCCTGGAGCATTCGAGAGGGCCTTTATTCTATCGTATATGCCTAAGAGTATAGGCGGTAGCGATATGTTTGCGCAGATGGTCGACTCTACTGGTCAATATGTACGAGTGATGTATAATGTTGCCGATGTGGGATCGGTTAAAATGAACGAACTTTTTAAAAATATTCAGGATCAAATAGACGAAACCTTTGGTGATCAGGCCTCACGAGTTGTTATTACAGGCTCAAGCGTAATTTCTACAAAAGGAATACAATACCTTATTGATGGTCTTTTTTCAAGTTTGGCATTTGCGGTTCTTTTTATATCGATCTCAATTTGGTGGTTATTCCGTAGGATGAAAATGGTTCTGTATGCAGTTTCTGTAAATCTCATTCCTCTTATTTTAACAGGAGCAGCAATGGGCTTTTTGGGAATTAACCTTAAGCCCAGTACCGTGATTGTTTTTAGTATTGCTTTTGGTATTGGGGTTGACAACTCTATTCAGTTTTTATCAAAATATAGGCAGGAGCAAAGACGAACCAACAACAACACAAAGGAATCGGTTGTTTATGCCATTCGGGAAACGGGAATTAGCTTAATATACACCTCTACAGTTCTATTTTTCGGTTTTGGAGTATTTGCCGCATCAGATTTTGGTGGAACACAGGCTTTAGGGATGCTTGTTGCTGTAACCCTTTTCTTTGCGGTACTATCCAATCTATTTATATTGCCTTCCGTGCTTTTAAAATTCGATAGAGAAGAACTTGAACCATCAGAGGAACCTGCCTTAGAATTATCTACTGGATTTGAAGAGGATGAAGAAATTGAAAAACAACACTGA
- a CDS encoding membrane protein: MTYVTKEKLFSKEWFKAYALITLGAFILAAGFVLFVDPHRIAPGGVYGIGIITHYLTKGMFAWAPEGLPIGTIGLILNIPLTIIGIKILGPKFGVKTVIGFVLSSAFIDFQHIMFGYEPLVDDMLLSSIFGGVLIGFGLGLIFRSKATSGGSDIIAMIIAKYTRLPLGQLMIYVDSIIVLLAVVAFKDWKIPLYSWVVIYISGKVIDMTIQGISYDKALFIITDKYDEVKDKIIHDLERGGTMINIKGMYSGHDKKMIFTNVSRREVYMLKDFIHSIDPNAFITVIDANEILGNGFKSIQESL; this comes from the coding sequence ATGACATACGTTACGAAGGAGAAACTATTCAGCAAGGAATGGTTTAAGGCCTATGCGCTTATTACCCTTGGGGCATTTATTTTAGCGGCAGGATTTGTGCTATTTGTTGATCCTCACAGAATAGCGCCTGGTGGAGTATATGGCATCGGTATTATTACGCATTACCTAACTAAAGGAATGTTCGCCTGGGCACCGGAAGGATTACCTATCGGTACTATAGGGCTAATACTAAATATTCCATTAACAATAATCGGTATTAAAATTTTAGGCCCTAAGTTCGGAGTTAAAACCGTTATTGGGTTTGTGCTATCGTCGGCTTTTATCGATTTTCAGCACATAATGTTTGGCTACGAACCGCTGGTTGACGATATGCTTCTCTCATCAATTTTTGGTGGCGTTCTGATTGGGTTTGGTTTAGGTCTGATATTCCGATCGAAGGCAACCAGTGGAGGTTCCGATATTATTGCCATGATTATTGCAAAGTACACCCGATTGCCCCTTGGCCAATTAATGATTTATGTTGATTCAATAATTGTTCTCCTTGCCGTGGTTGCATTTAAGGATTGGAAAATTCCATTATACTCCTGGGTTGTCATTTACATCTCGGGCAAAGTTATCGATATGACCATTCAAGGGATTAGCTACGATAAGGCACTCTTCATTATCACCGATAAGTATGATGAAGTAAAAGATAAGATAATCCACGATCTAGAACGAGGCGGAACAATGATCAATATAAAAGGAATGTACAGCGGACATGACAAAAAAATGATTTTTACCAACGTTTCGCGCCGCGAAGTTTATATGCTAAAAGATTTCATTCATAGCATCGACCCAAATGCATTTATAACGGTTATTGACGCCAATGAAATTCTGGGAAATGGATTCAAGTCAATTCAAGAGTCACTTTAA
- a CDS encoding universal stress protein, with the protein METKPFKYVIPWDFTPVAENALKYAVKFCRVGEVCSLVELVHVVQTGGLFTKGKITEEEAREKFKTDQQRIKEQYNIEVKTTLLEGNIFDSISEYAGEVQASMVIMGTHGIKGVQKLTGSWALKVIAGSEVPFLVVQDEPLREKVFEHMVMPIDFRDEEKEKIQWAIQVASRYNTKIHIIVPNAFDSGVQKKINFNLAFAKKHMENYNIDSEIHNAAKGKSFQEEIVNLAVDIEADLILIMTTPNLDFTDYVFGAQEQYIIANNSKIPVMCVNPGTINR; encoded by the coding sequence ATGGAAACCAAACCTTTTAAGTACGTAATTCCATGGGATTTTACTCCAGTAGCAGAAAACGCATTGAAATATGCTGTTAAATTTTGTAGAGTAGGGGAAGTTTGCAGTTTGGTTGAGTTGGTGCATGTTGTTCAAACAGGCGGGTTGTTTACAAAGGGAAAAATTACAGAGGAAGAGGCTCGCGAGAAATTTAAGACCGATCAGCAACGAATAAAAGAGCAGTATAACATTGAGGTTAAAACAACCTTGTTGGAAGGAAATATTTTTGACTCTATAAGTGAATATGCTGGTGAGGTTCAGGCAAGTATGGTCATAATGGGGACTCATGGAATTAAAGGTGTTCAGAAATTAACGGGCAGTTGGGCTCTTAAAGTTATTGCTGGTTCTGAGGTTCCTTTTCTTGTGGTTCAGGACGAACCTTTACGTGAGAAAGTTTTTGAGCATATGGTCATGCCTATTGATTTCCGTGATGAGGAGAAAGAAAAAATCCAGTGGGCCATTCAGGTTGCATCAAGGTATAATACCAAAATTCATATAATTGTTCCTAATGCTTTCGATTCTGGCGTTCAGAAGAAGATTAACTTTAATCTTGCTTTTGCCAAAAAGCATATGGAAAATTACAATATCGATTCCGAAATTCACAATGCTGCCAAGGGAAAGAGTTTTCAGGAAGAAATAGTTAATCTAGCGGTTGATATTGAGGCCGATTTAATTTTGATTATGACCACGCCAAACCTTGATTTTACTGATTACGTTTTTGGCGCACAGGAGCAGTACATTATTGCGAATAACTCTAAAATTCCTGTGATGTGTGTAAATCCAGGAACAATTAACAGATAA
- a CDS encoding tRNA 2-selenouridine synthase codes for MRDTISIEEFLEKRHYCPVIDVRSPAEYDKAHIPGAINIPLFSDDERALVGTKYVRESRYNAVIAGLDAVGPKLSSFVNTLQGITSQKDVLVYCWRGGMRSKSMTWLFNLAGFKAKALVGGYKSYRRKAQEFFESPFNLIVLGGMTGSGKTELLQHLKSKGEQVVDLEGLANHKGSAFGWIGQQKQPSTEFFENMLFEELLKLDPQKPTWVEDESKSIGTVFVPQQFYQQMSSSNVISIEVPFEVRVKRLVVDYTNCNPDDLIQSVNRISKRLGLDKAKQCIELINQKKFDEAVAISLAYYDKTYRYGLENKINSPTIVELTEDIDKNTENLLAQKVLLKNL; via the coding sequence ATGAGGGATACAATCAGCATCGAAGAATTTTTGGAAAAACGACACTATTGCCCTGTAATTGATGTACGTTCACCGGCCGAATATGATAAAGCCCATATTCCCGGCGCCATAAACATACCATTGTTCTCTGATGATGAAAGAGCATTGGTTGGTACAAAGTATGTTCGCGAAAGTCGTTATAACGCAGTAATTGCAGGTCTCGATGCTGTTGGTCCAAAATTATCCTCATTTGTAAACACGCTCCAAGGTATAACATCGCAAAAAGACGTGCTTGTGTACTGCTGGCGAGGGGGAATGCGAAGCAAAAGCATGACATGGCTCTTTAACCTTGCTGGTTTTAAAGCCAAGGCTTTGGTTGGTGGCTACAAATCGTACCGACGAAAAGCGCAAGAATTCTTTGAATCGCCATTCAACCTTATTGTACTTGGTGGAATGACAGGCAGCGGAAAAACAGAACTGCTACAACACTTAAAATCAAAAGGAGAACAGGTGGTTGATCTTGAAGGATTGGCCAACCATAAAGGTTCTGCTTTTGGCTGGATTGGACAGCAAAAACAACCCTCGACAGAATTTTTTGAGAATATGCTTTTTGAAGAATTACTAAAACTCGATCCACAAAAACCTACCTGGGTTGAAGATGAAAGCAAAAGTATAGGTACCGTTTTCGTTCCACAGCAGTTTTATCAACAAATGAGTTCTAGTAATGTTATATCAATAGAAGTTCCATTTGAGGTTAGAGTTAAACGTTTAGTGGTTGATTATACGAACTGTAATCCTGACGACTTGATTCAATCCGTCAATAGAATATCAAAACGACTTGGCTTGGATAAAGCCAAACAATGCATCGAATTAATCAACCAGAAAAAGTTTGACGAAGCTGTTGCTATTTCTTTAGCCTATTACGATAAAACCTATCGGTACGGTCTCGAAAATAAAATCAACTCACCTACAATTGTTGAATTGACAGAGGATATCGATAAAAACACAGAGAACCTTCTTGCTCAGAAGGTTCTCCTTAAGAATTTATAG
- the atpA_1 gene encoding ATP synthase subunit alpha: MAEIKPSEISELIKNELAHINQQAKFEEVGFVLQVSDGIARIYGLNNVKSNELVEFDSGIKGIILNLEEDNVGAVLLGDTEKVKEGDRVRSLGEIASINVGDGLLGRVVNTLGEPIDGKGPIEGKLYNLSLERKAPGVIYRQPVTEPLQTGIKAIDSMIPIGRGQRELIIGDRQTGKTAIAIDTIINQRNNFLKGDPVYCIYVAIGQKGSTVASIAKTLEQHGAMDYTTIVVSTASDPAAMQFYAPFAGATIGEYFRDTGRHALVVYDDLSKQAVSYREVSLLLRRPPGREAYPGDVFYLHSRLLERAAKVIASDEIAAKMNDLPIALKSIVKGGGSLTALPIIETQAGDVSAYIPTNVISITDGQIFLESNLFNNGVRPAINVGISVSRVGGKAQIKSMRKVAGTLKLDQAQYRELEAFAKFGSDLDAATLAVLDKGSKNVEILKQGQYQPLPVEQQVAIIFCGTKGLLKNVSVRKVRDFEKDFLHRCQIKLKTELEKIAAGEFNDDIAEALTLLAEEVAKNYK, translated from the coding sequence ATGGCAGAAATAAAACCATCGGAGATTTCCGAACTGATTAAAAACGAGTTAGCCCACATTAACCAACAGGCCAAGTTCGAAGAGGTTGGTTTTGTACTTCAGGTTAGTGATGGAATTGCTCGTATTTATGGTTTGAATAATGTGAAATCGAATGAGTTGGTTGAATTTGATTCTGGTATCAAAGGAATTATTCTTAACCTCGAGGAGGATAACGTTGGTGCCGTTTTACTGGGTGATACCGAGAAAGTAAAAGAAGGCGACAGGGTTAGAAGTTTGGGAGAAATCGCTTCAATCAATGTGGGCGATGGACTCTTGGGAAGAGTTGTAAATACGCTAGGAGAACCGATTGATGGCAAGGGTCCAATTGAAGGAAAACTCTATAACTTATCGTTGGAGCGAAAAGCCCCTGGAGTAATATATCGCCAACCTGTTACCGAGCCGTTGCAAACCGGTATTAAGGCTATCGATTCAATGATTCCTATTGGACGCGGTCAGCGAGAACTTATTATTGGTGATAGACAAACAGGAAAGACTGCAATAGCAATTGATACTATAATAAATCAGCGTAATAATTTTCTGAAAGGAGATCCTGTTTATTGTATTTATGTTGCTATTGGGCAAAAAGGTTCCACTGTAGCAAGTATTGCCAAGACATTGGAGCAGCATGGTGCAATGGATTATACAACGATAGTTGTTTCTACAGCATCGGATCCAGCAGCAATGCAATTTTATGCACCTTTTGCCGGAGCAACAATTGGAGAATACTTTAGGGATACAGGACGACATGCCTTAGTTGTTTACGATGATCTTTCAAAACAGGCTGTATCGTATCGTGAAGTTTCTCTGCTACTCCGTAGACCACCCGGACGTGAAGCGTACCCTGGTGATGTATTCTATTTGCACTCAAGATTGTTGGAGCGAGCCGCTAAAGTTATTGCCTCCGATGAAATTGCTGCGAAAATGAACGATTTACCGATTGCACTGAAATCCATTGTAAAGGGAGGTGGTTCCTTAACAGCATTGCCTATTATTGAAACACAGGCAGGAGACGTTTCCGCATATATTCCAACAAATGTAATTTCTATTACAGATGGACAAATTTTCCTAGAGTCTAACTTGTTCAACAATGGTGTTAGACCTGCTATTAACGTGGGTATTTCTGTATCTAGGGTAGGTGGAAAAGCGCAAATTAAGTCGATGCGTAAAGTTGCGGGTACCCTAAAGTTAGATCAAGCCCAGTACAGAGAACTCGAAGCATTTGCGAAATTTGGTTCCGATCTCGATGCGGCAACACTTGCCGTTTTGGATAAAGGATCAAAAAATGTTGAGATTCTTAAGCAAGGACAGTATCAACCACTACCAGTTGAACAACAGGTTGCAATAATATTCTGTGGAACAAAAGGATTATTGAAAAATGTTTCCGTACGTAAAGTCAGAGACTTTGAAAAGGATTTCTTGCACAGATGCCAAATTAAGTTAAAAACTGAATTGGAAAAAATTGCAGCCGGGGAGTTCAACGATGATATAGCAGAAGCATTAACACTATTAGCAGAAGAGGTAGCAAAGAATTATAAGTAA